Proteins from one Cryptomeria japonica chromosome 4, Sugi_1.0, whole genome shotgun sequence genomic window:
- the LOC131051252 gene encoding cell division cycle 20.2, cofactor of APC complex, which yields MKKAFGSPQTPSISTLSRRPKITRPLRKQLATPIQNGDRFIANRSSIDFDWARYLVNKSNIIGNKASMEEYDREPAASMVIDSSKISRILSFSRKPSGQGLQSIYSEAPSVDTRVRTSRSQSRYIPQHAGRTLHAPYLVDDNHLNLLDWSDSNILSIALGNAVYLWDANTRTTSELLTVDDDVGPISSVNWAPDGKHIAIGLTSSAVQIWDSTCNRELRSLKGHHGRVGSLSWNDTILATGGRDSSIIIHDVRIRNSNVKIYRGHEQEVCGLKWSLSGQQLASGGSDNLLHIWDKSMSSSNVRNQYLHRIDEHFDAVTALAWCPFQHNLLASGGGLADQSIKLWNSLTGACLNTIDTNSSVCALLWNRHERELLSSHGYSENQLTLWKYPSMAKIAEPTGHTSRVLHLAQSPDGYTVASARADETLRFWQVFGIPDTSGTTKTKEPEGTLNSYLMHIR from the exons ATGAAGAAGGCTTTTGGGTCACCTCAAACACCAAGCATCAGTACTCTTTCCAGAAGGCCTAAGATCACACGTCCTCTGCGAAAGCAATTGGCAACTCCAATACAAAAT GGGGACAGGTTTATTGCTAACAGAAGTTCCATAGATTTTGATTGGGCTCGGTATCTGGTAAATAAAAGCAATATCATTGGAAATAAAGCCTCCATGGAAGAATATGACAGGGAGCCAGCAGCTAGTATGGTGATTGATTCTAGTAAGATATCAAGAATTTTGAGCTTTAGTAGAAAGCCTTCTGGACAGGGCTTGCAATCCATCTACTCCGAAGCTCCTTCTGTTGATACTAGAGTCAGAACTAGCAGATCACAGAGCCGCTACATACCTCAA CATGCAGGGAGAACTTTGCATGCCCCATATCTTGTTGATGATAATCATTTGAATCTGCTGGATTGGAGTGACAGCAATATTTTGTCTATAGCACTTGGCAATGCAGTTTACTTATGGGATGCAAACACAAGAACTACTTCTGAGTTATTGACAGTAGACGATGATGTTGGTCCAATAAGCAGTGTCAATTGGGCACCTGATGGAAAACACATTGCCATTGGATTGACTAGTTCTGCTGTACAGATATGGGACTCTACATGCAATCGAGAG TTGAGATCCTTGAAAGGTCATCATGGCCGTGTAGGCTCACTTTCCTGGAATGACACTATTCTTGCAACTGGTGGTAGGGACAGTTCAATAATTATCCATGATGTCCGTATCCGTAATTCCAATGTTAAGATATACAGAGGCCATGAGCAGGAAGTTTGTGGATTGAAATGGTCCTTATCTGGCCAGCAACTTGCGAGTGGAGGCAGTGACAACTTGCTTCACATCTGGGACAAGAGCATGTCATCCTCTAATGTTAGAAATCAGTATCTTCACAGGATTGATGAACATTTTGATGCAGTTACAGCCTTGGCATGGTGCCCTTTCCAGCACAATCTTTTGGCATCTGGTGGAGGTCTTGCAGACCAATCTATTAAGTTATGGAATAGTCTTACTGGAGCATGCCTAAATACCATTGACACCAACTCTTCAGTTTGTGCGTTGTTGTGGAATAGGCATGAGCGTGAGCTTTTGAGTTCACATGGGTATAGTGAGAACCAATTGACCTTATGGAAATACCCATCTATGGCAAAGATTGCAGAACCTACTGGCCATACTTCTAGGGTACTGCATCTGGCACAG AGCCCAGATGGGTATACTGTTGCATCAGCTCGAGCAGACGAGACACTAAGGTTTTGGCAAGTCTTTGGAATTCCTGATACCTCAGGGACTACCAAAACTAAAGAGCCAGAGGGTACCCTCAACTCTTATCTTATGCATATTCGCTAG